ATCAGATGCAGAGAGCTATGTCTGATGACTGGAGAATCAAGATGCGCTACGCTGGATGGAAGGCAAATGGAGGAGATATATAACAGAGTTGCTGATTTACATGTTTCagggttcttcttcttcactctACCATACATGGCTTGACCGGTAAAGTAAAGTATCTTGAGAAAATTGTAGAGTCCATCTCCTAAGATGAGAGCAATAGAGATAAAAACCTGGAGCACAGATGAGGAAAGAGTTAAgtgctttttcttttccttttctgctCCCAGTATTCAGATACTAAGGAGGTGCATATGAGAGAGTTTTGGCTTATGgagatgaaaattaaatttttcattcaattACCTTGTATCCATTAAGGCTCTTCATACTGCTTTCTGGTAATGTTTTAAGGAACCATTCTCCTTTCCGCTCGCTTATCAGCGGCCACATTATGCCCCAAGAGAGCACCGCTCCAAGAAGCAAAGACAAGTTGACAAGATGGGAACAGATCATTCCTGCTCCAATGTAAGTCATACTGAAATCAAAGTAAAATctgcaagaaaaaaagaaaagtcatATACATGATGGTTGAAGGCTTCAATTGAAGGGGAAAAATAAAAGGCCTGAGAAGACCAGAAAACAAATTTTCAGCACTCACGATTGTTTCCAAGCTTTCAACCCAAACGTAGGGAAGCTAGAGAATCCACATTGTTCACCCCCAGAATAGAACCATTGGAAGAAACCCCAGATAAAACTAAAAGAGAAGAACTTCATAAATCCGTGAACCTGTTTCCTGCAGAAATCATGACAATACTGAGTCATTCCTACTCAAACTTGTATGGAACTAATTGGCAGGCCAAAGATTCATGAACGGAGGTGCCTACTTGGCAGTCTTGTCTCCTTTAGAAGTATGAAAACCATTTATGAGAACTGCAGTAGCAGTTCCACTGGGGTAAGTCAATTTGTAGTCAATTATCATGATCTGCAAACAAGCAAAAGTgcaaaaattacaaaggaaaACATATTCATCATGAAATGATAAACCTTTCAGAGCTTGAGATCATTGTGACTTCAGAATTGACAGAATTCACCAATTACAGTTCAATGATTTTGATGAACATCAACTTGACAATTATAATCACCTCAAATTagtcaaaaaagaaagaaagaagaactcttgcatacaaagaaaatataattaaataaccgTACCTTCCTTAGAGGGACCAGAGCCGATATCCCAACAAAGCAAATTACAAAAAGGAAACCAGTCATCCAACCAATCCCAGGTTCCTTGTAGCTGCCTGGTGGATTCCCTTCTGTCCCGACCCCAGATTGGTTATATGTATTCTTGTTCAATCCCAATAAATAGGATCCAAAACCACCTAGAATCCACAAATAACCGAAAAATAATAGCATCAACTTAGCAACATCTTATCTGAATACCGAATGAACGACACGAAGATAACAAAAACCAGACACCCGAAAGTGGTCCGGTAAGGGGCTAAAGTGGCCCTCTACCACCAGTGCAAACCTCTCTAATGGCGAGCCCGCACACATGGGTGCCCGTGAGGTTACCCAGTGCAGACTCGAAAAGTAGTCGCTGTGGGTTCTCAGAGAGGTGGGTGGGGGGAGGGGAGTTTTTTTTGGTGTCCAACCTCCAACAGCGATGCTATAACACGCAACTGCACAGGTCTGAATTATTGTATTCTCCTGCCGACTAAACGGGGTAGAGACAATTCCAGCCTTTTGAAGCAGCTTTGTCCATGTCCGCATGAACACAAAGGCAAGAAGAGCAGCCGAGACATTGAGATTGGGAACAAGCCCGGTTGTGAGATTGAGCTTCATCACTATCACACTGTAAATAATCCCAATTAGTAAGCTAGCAACAATTCCTCTGACTGTGATCTGTTTGGTCCACGGAGCAATTCTCTTTATCTCCTCCGGCACATCTCTGACCTCTGGGTCTTCTCCCCGGATCTGGCTCAGCTCTTCCTCACCCACGTTCCCCATTCGGTTGATCAAAGCGTTGCCTCTTCTCTGGTTCAACAATGAACAAATCTTAAGTAAAGGGTTTGATTAGCTGAATAAGAATGGCCGTTTGTTTATTGATTTGAGACAACAAAGCCTTAAAAAGAGGAAACTAACAATATCTGCAACAACAGATAATGTAACAGTTGATTCAGAACAAATTTAGATAATTTGGATTCAGGAATTGTTGAGGAAGTAGAGATACTTGTGCTAGTATTAAGAAACCATATCAGAAAAACTCCAGGAAAAAATGTCATATATGCACGTACAAGCAATGCGAAGAAGCAAAACAACTGAATATCTATGATCTCACTAAGGTAGCTCTCGTATGAAAGTCAAGAAAAGTGTCTTTGGGTTACTCTGCGTCTCACTAGAAAAAGCCAAAACCCTTGGCATTTAAATCTGGCAACAAACAGTTCAATCCACAAAAacaggaggaaaaaaaaaatcaaagcgcTGAAGAGGTATCAGATTCCACGATCCCGCAACGCAATATTAGATAAGACAAGAGAGCAATGGCTGAGACACAAGCAGTAACAATCTGAATAGACTGAATATATATAGCTGTTGAAAATCAAAGTGAAATTAATACTACCATGGTTATCAAAGCAACTGATCGACTCTGCCCGTGTACTAAATGGGTAGTACAATAACCAAGGTGGTGTTGTAGTTGTAGTACACATTAAATGTCCAAATCAAGCCATCTTTCGTATCGCCATTTAGTCGAACGGATGGTGGGCTAGGATTTCCTTCTGCCTCTCGTTGACTCCaagtctctccctctctctctctctctctctctacccacTTTCTCGCTAAGAGAATGAAAGCTGTGCATCCAAATGCATTATGGGTGGCTGTGGAACGGTGATGTAATGTAAAATTCAATTCGCTTTTTGCAGTACAATCTGTTCTTCGAATCTTTCCAATAAACAGATGGATTTGCCCTTCTCCTGTGTGGTGTTGGAAAAATATAATTGGTGGTTAAATATGTCGTCGTTCATTTGAAAGTTTATTTAATGAAGGATTAATAATTAATGGataatattttgtgtaataACCAGTAAAGTgtagaaatgttatttagacccttatttatgatttttttgcgacatttatataatgatatattataAGTGTAGTTTgtgttatgtatatataaatataaaataaaatatatttaaataaaaatttaataggtGACAATTGATAGCTGtgatttagtttttagttttttaagacaaaatttaaacaaaagttaaagttaaCAAATTACTAGATTAAATATGTTATACTTGTAAGCAGTGGCGAAGCCAACAAAATTTAGTTGGGtgggtaaaaataaaaataataaaaaaattgaaattacatgcataatattaaaaatatatatcgataaattattataattattcttgatgcgtttttatattttgataatattatataatgatatcattatcaattttattaaatatatcattttcaatatatataactaaactATTACTTAATCGTTGATTTCTAGTTCGATTGTGTAAGCTGGGTCTTGACAAGTTTCATAATAGAAAATACATTTTCTATTGTAACAGTAGTAATAAGAATAATTAGATgcatatcaattttttttgttattgtcAATTTTTATGCAATATCATTATGCCCTCATAATCCTTTAAAATTATTGTCAGTCCGtacatcaataatatatattttaataatcatCCAAATTGAAACtctaaaattcttaaaaatgttcaaaaaaaaattagattgcgttttctttgcttttttattttttattttaaattttaaattcattttcagttttttgttttgataatctgtttttagaaaattgaaaacgtgttctctttgtcattttaaaaaactatttcttaaaacag
This genomic stretch from Diospyros lotus cultivar Yz01 chromosome 1, ASM1463336v1, whole genome shotgun sequence harbors:
- the LOC127792524 gene encoding metal-nicotianamine transporter YSL3-like isoform X2, with translation MGNVGEEELSQIRGEDPEVRDVPEEIKRIAPWTKQITVRGIVASLLIGIIYSVIVMKLNLTTGLVPNLNVSAALLAFVFMRTWTKLLQKAGIVSTPFSRQENTIIQTCAVACYSIAVGGGFGSYLLGLNKNTYNQSGVGTEGNPPGSYKEPGIGWMTGFLFVICFVGISALVPLRKIMIIDYKLTYPSGTATAVLINGFHTSKGDKTAKKQVHGFMKFFSFSFIWGFFQWFYSGGEQCGFSSFPTFGLKAWKQSFYFDFSMTYIGAGMICSHLVNLSLLLGAVLSWGIMWPLISERKGEWFLKTLPESSMKSLNGYKVFISIALILGDGLYNFLKILYFTGQAMYGRVKKKNPETFPDDSNQPTNELQQDEVFVRETIPLWVACIGYVSFSIFSIIMIPLMFPELKWYYVLIAYIIAPSLSFCNAYGAGLTDMNMAYNYGKVALFVLASMSGKDSGVVAGLVGCGVIKSIVSISSDLMHDFKTGHLTLTSPRSMLVSQVIGTAMGCVVAPLTFFLFYKAFDVGDPNGEYKAPYALIYRNMAILGVEGFSALPQHCLQLCYCFFAFAVVANLVRDVSPKKIGKWAPLPMAMAVPFLVGAYFAIDMCAGSLIVFAWHKINSKKAGLMVPAVASGLICGDGLWILPSSILALIKIHPPMCMNFLPSKT
- the LOC127792524 gene encoding metal-nicotianamine transporter YSL3-like isoform X1 — translated: MRRGNALINRMGNVGEEELSQIRGEDPEVRDVPEEIKRIAPWTKQITVRGIVASLLIGIIYSVIVMKLNLTTGLVPNLNVSAALLAFVFMRTWTKLLQKAGIVSTPFSRQENTIIQTCAVACYSIAVGGGFGSYLLGLNKNTYNQSGVGTEGNPPGSYKEPGIGWMTGFLFVICFVGISALVPLRKIMIIDYKLTYPSGTATAVLINGFHTSKGDKTAKKQVHGFMKFFSFSFIWGFFQWFYSGGEQCGFSSFPTFGLKAWKQSFYFDFSMTYIGAGMICSHLVNLSLLLGAVLSWGIMWPLISERKGEWFLKTLPESSMKSLNGYKVFISIALILGDGLYNFLKILYFTGQAMYGRVKKKNPETFPDDSNQPTNELQQDEVFVRETIPLWVACIGYVSFSIFSIIMIPLMFPELKWYYVLIAYIIAPSLSFCNAYGAGLTDMNMAYNYGKVALFVLASMSGKDSGVVAGLVGCGVIKSIVSISSDLMHDFKTGHLTLTSPRSMLVSQVIGTAMGCVVAPLTFFLFYKAFDVGDPNGEYKAPYALIYRNMAILGVEGFSALPQHCLQLCYCFFAFAVVANLVRDVSPKKIGKWAPLPMAMAVPFLVGAYFAIDMCAGSLIVFAWHKINSKKAGLMVPAVASGLICGDGLWILPSSILALIKIHPPMCMNFLPSKT